From Arachis hypogaea cultivar Tifrunner chromosome 3, arahy.Tifrunner.gnm2.J5K5, whole genome shotgun sequence:
AGGATTAGGCTTTGACTGCCAACAACTGAATTATGCCGAACTTCAACTTTTCCAGAAGTATATCCATTGGAAGAGTAAAAACCAGTAATTATCTTGCTGAAATCTCCTAGATGGACACCATCACCGATTGTCATTAATTCTGGCTTTGAAATGGGATTGATTGCTCTAATCGAACAATGCTTGCCAATTTTCGCACCCAAGAGTCGTAGATAAATACAGAAGGCTCCTGTTCCTGAGAGAAGCTTCGCGAATCTAAGGTGGCATGAGATGGTGACTTGTTGCTTAAGCCAAGTTCTGTATTGGTTTTGCTTTATACCGGACATGATGAGGAGATTGGAGAAAGCGCTGCTGAGAGCTATGAGCACAAGACCATGAAGTAAGTAGGCGCCGGCAAATGAAATGGCAAAGGTTATTGGATTTGATGGTACATCAGAAAACATGGTAGCATATGCAATAATGGTGAAGGGGATCCAGTGGAATGCACCACATATGCAAACAAATGAAAAGTGTAGGAATGATGGAGATTTCTTGGAGAACCATATGTACATGAAGTAGGTAATAGCTGCAGCTAGTGAACTGAGAAAGCTAACAAGATAGATCCCAATAAAGTGGTAAAAGCTAGGAACTTCTGCATTCTGAAATTCAATATGAAAATTGTTATAGATATTAGTGTGTGACAATTGATCATCATTTTGTATTCccaagaaaataagagaaaacatTATAGAAAATGCATACTTGAAGAGTACTATAAGGTATTTTTGTAAGCAGGGTCTTATTTAGAACATACCTTATCAACATTATTAAGCTTAGCAGACTTGAGCACAGGCTGGCCTCCTTCAACCTTTTGTAAGGCCTGTACCTCAGCACCTTCTTCAATAACACTTCCTTTTTGAATAACTGCATAAGGTCCAATTGAGGAACTTTTGCCAATCTTGATAGCACGGAGACTTAGAATTCTGCTTTTTACCTCATGACTTTGAACCAAAACACCTTCTGCAATGACAGCTTCATCTCCAATTGAAACAAGACTCGGATCGGTAATGTCAACTGTATCAAGCAACACTGAGGATCCAATCCTTGCACCAAGCATCTCAAACCAGTATTTCAAAAACACAGTTCCTCTGAGGTGAACTGCTAGAACTTTAGAAGAAATCTCTTGGACCTTATATAATGCCCACCATTTGACAAAGTCCATTGAATACAAGGAGATTTCGGAGGAAAGAGCATAGTTTGGCCTCAAGAAAGAATTTCCAAACAATGAAATGCAAATGCAAGTAACAGCAATGCAAAGAATCCAAGCAATAGGTGCTAAAGCAAGGGAAACCAAATAATTTGACCAGGGAATTCCATCTACTGATATACTGAAACTTGGGATGAAGCTTAGGAAAGCATTGATGGATATATAAGCTGGTGAGGCTAGCATGATGGAAATATAAACAAGTGCTATAACTTGAAGTAAATGGATACCAAATCGCTTAGATGTAGATACCTCTTCAACCAGTTCAGTGGAAAAAGTTTCAGCTTCTGGAACATTGGTTGGATTGCTTGAAGGCTGAGGCTGAATCTTGGATAGCAGATCCTCAGAAAAGTTTGCCAATTCTAGAATGTTTGTGGCAGTGAAAACATCAATGGCTGCAACTGGTGTTCCAAGGAAATCCGAGAGCTTTTGAGTTGCTTTAACCACACCAATTGAATCAATTCCATAGGATGTTAGGTTATCTGTAACTGAGATGTTGTTGATTGGAATTCCAGTTTGCTCAGAAATAAGGCCCTTCAAGAATTCTACAATGTCATTCTTACTGATTCTTTTGCTGGCTGCAAGTGTTCTTCTTACTAGCCGGGGCCTCGGAGTATTCCCTTCGCCACATGTTCCGGTAGTATATGATCTTAGCAAAGTTTTCTTCAATAGAGTCTGTGGACCTTGTGGAACCAAGTTCAGAGATTCATCTGTAAACTGCTTGATACATTCAAATCTCTTGATTTTTCCAGATGTTGTTTTGCTGATTGTTCTAGGCTTGACCAGCTTAACAGAAGCAACACCAACTCCATGTTCTTCAACCACACGAGTCCTAATCTTCTCAATAACATCTTTGCCAACTGGTTTGCCATCTCTGACCTCTGCAATCACCACCAAGCCAACCTGATCAGAGCCATCTGGCATGGAAATCCCCTTTGCAGATAAGATTTCCTCTGGGACACCAATGACAGCACAACAACCAGGCCGAAGCAATTCTGATGAAGTCTCAACTGTCTTCTCAACATCTGCAGAGTAGATGTTCCTTCCAGCAACGATGATGAGATCTTTGATTCTTCCAGTGATGAACAGTTTTCCATCTATGATTCTTCCCAAGTCTCCTGTTTTTGTGTAGTAACGGCCAGGATGATTGCGAAGTTTGTTCTTGAAAGTATTCTGACTCAATTCTTCCCTTCCCCAGTATCCTATTCCAGCACTTGGGCTACTAAACCAAATCTCTCCCTCCTTTCCATCGTCTTGAAGCTCTTCACATGTCTCCGGATCAACTATTCTTATGtcaatatcttcattctcttgctGAGTATATCCACAACAAACTTTTCCTTGCCAATCAACAATGATAGGCTTTCGTTCCCCGAATGCGCAACTAACAAAGACACAGTTTTCTGCCAAGCCATATCCAGGAGCCATCACCTTTTTGGATAATCCAAAAGGACTAGTCAGCTCAACAAATCTTTTCAAAGTCTTTTGTCTCACCGGTTCAGCAGCAACCATAAGAAAAATCATGGATGAAAGGTCTAAATTCCAAAGCTTGTCTTTGTCAGACTCCAACCTTCTAATCACCAACTCAAATGCAAAGTTTGGGCCAGCACTGTGAGTTGCTTGATATTTGCTCATAGTTTCAAGCCATAAGAGTGGTTTCTTGATAAATGTCATTGGCGAAAACAGAATCGCCGATCCACCACTGACAAGAGATGTAAAAAGTCCCCCAATCAGTCCCATGTCATGATACTGAGGGAGCCAACTCACTAGGACTGTTCTTGATGTGCTCCTGTATCTACTTCTCATTAACTTCACATTGTGAATAAGGCCACCATGAGTGATCATAACTCCTTTAGCATCACCGGTCGAACCAGACGTGAATTGCAAGAAACAAATATCACCAGGCTGAGCTTCTTCACATTGATCATCTAGACCATTCAAGGCCAAATTTTTTGAATTCTTGACCCAAGTATCAGTGTGCAGCCATGGAAGATTCGGCCAGCGAGCTGAGGACTTCCCACTTTTCCCAGTTAATGAGATAAAATTTTTCAATGTACCTGCCCGGACAGCCGAGTGATAAGCAACTGTTGACAAAATTGCCACAATGCTGCATGACTTGGCAATGTTTTCAATTTTTGTTAGTGCTTGTCCACTTCTTTGCATTGGATCCGGAGGAAGAACTGGAACTGGTATGACTCTAGCTCTTAGGCATCCAAAGAAGGCGTCGATGAAGTCCAGACCAGGCACATAAACAAGAAGAACCTTGTCCCCAGGCTTGATAACCGGCTTTTGGCTTGTTAAGAGCTTATGAGCAATGCAAGATGCATTAAGATGTTGTTCTGCATAAGTCCTCTGGCCTACCGGTGCGCCTTCTTCATTGATCCAAGTGTAAAGTGTTCTGTCTTGAGTGATAGGATGAGTTCCCCATTGCCTTAAATAGCCATCCAAAGTAGGCAAATTAGGAAAATGCACTCCTGGCAATTCACCTAACTCTTTAGGATCCATTTCTTGGCACTCAGTTCTCAATGGAAACAAACTCTGCATAAAACAATCTTCTTGTAAGTGCAGCTCTAtttggaaaagaaataaaaataaaaatttgattggTCATAATGTACATAAATGGTAATTTACCTTAGTATAAGGAAACATTGGCAAATCACTGTTATTTGCAAAGTTCTTGCATATTAAAGCCATGGCATAAGATGAATTTCTCTCTGTAAGCTCAAATGCCATAAGGCCACCTACATAGTAAGTATTCCTTGAACCTTGAAGTTCTGATTCCAACTTTTCATAGAATCCATCTTTCATAgctgcattcaaaactccatgATTTAGAATTCTTGTTAGGCTAAGGAAAAGTGAATtaagaaatcaaataaacaaaat
This genomic window contains:
- the LOC140181773 gene encoding uncharacterized protein: MDPKVAIEDQFSKLHPSFPESIRIGIVGGGPSGLSAAYALARLGYKNVTVLEKHHTVGGMCESVDIEGKVYDLGGQVLAASSAPIIFHLAKEIGSALEELDSHKLAIINPSNGEYQDIKVADDYVSVMSLTLEIQEKVKNSGRIGVHGVSDIAPELAPEYLECHGLKSVPKSVAYGYTASGYGFVQDMPYAYLHEFTRTSMAGKIRRFRDGYTSLWQKIAQSLPLKLCCNTEVLTLRRNSDGVTVNVKNLNGVETLVFDKIIISGSFPLKYGRTYRSLPSTCTDCEPEVMDTSDLEKELFSKVETNDYYTTVLKINGLDHFPVGFYYFNEYMEDPSTIGHPVAIQKFYADTNIFLLWSYGNSTDIKGPAVTKLAIKTVESMGGEVQKVVLQRRFKYFPHVSSQAMKDGFYEKLESELQGSRNTYYVGGLMAFELTERNSSYAMALICKNFANNSDLPMFPYTKSLFPLRTECQEMDPKELGELPGVHFPNLPTLDGYLRQWGTHPITQDRTLYTWINEEGAPVGQRTYAEQHLNASCIAHKLLTSQKPVIKPGDKVLLVYVPGLDFIDAFFGCLRARVIPVPVLPPDPMQRSGQALTKIENIAKSCSIVAILSTVAYHSAVRAGTLKNFISLTGKSGKSSARWPNLPWLHTDTWVKNSKNLALNGLDDQCEEAQPGDICFLQFTSGSTGDAKGVMITHGGLIHNVKLMRSRYRSTSRTVLVSWLPQYHDMGLIGGLFTSLVSGGSAILFSPMTFIKKPLLWLETMSKYQATHSAGPNFAFELVIRRLESDKDKLWNLDLSSMIFLMVAAEPVRQKTLKRFVELTSPFGLSKKVMAPGYGLAENCVFVSCAFGERKPIIVDWQGKVCCGYTQQENEDIDIRIVDPETCEELQDDGKEGEIWFSSPSAGIGYWGREELSQNTFKNKLRNHPGRYYTKTGDLGRIIDGKLFITGRIKDLIIVAGRNIYSADVEKTVETSSELLRPGCCAVIGVPEEILSAKGISMPDGSDQVGLVVIAEVRDGKPVGKDVIEKIRTRVVEEHGVGVASVKLVKPRTISKTTSGKIKRFECIKQFTDESLNLVPQGPQTLLKKTLLRSYTTGTCGEGNTPRPRLVRRTLAASKRISKNDIVEFLKGLISEQTGIPINNISVTDNLTSYGIDSIGVVKATQKLSDFLGTPVAAIDVFTATNILELANFSEDLLSKIQPQPSSNPTNVPEAETFSTELVEEVSTSKRFGIHLLQVIALVYISIMLASPAYISINAFLSFIPSFSISVDGIPWSNYLVSLALAPIAWILCIAVTCICISLFGNSFLRPNYALSSEISLYSMDFVKWWALYKVQEISSKVLAVHLRGTVFLKYWFEMLGARIGSSVLLDTVDITDPSLVSIGDEAVIAEGVLVQSHEVKSRILSLRAIKIGKSSSIGPYAVIQKGSVIEEGAEVQALQKVEGGQPVLKSAKLNNVDKNAEVPSFYHFIGIYLVSFLSSLAAAITYFMYIWFSKKSPSFLHFSFVCICGAFHWIPFTIIAYATMFSDVPSNPITFAISFAGAYLLHGLVLIALSSAFSNLLIMSGIKQNQYRTWLKQQVTISCHLRFAKLLSGTGAFCIYLRLLGAKIGKHCSIRAINPISKPELMTIGDGVHLGDFSKIITGFYSSNGYTSGKVEVRHNSVVGSQSLILPGSIVQKNVILGALSVAPMNSILQEGGVYIGSQSQPVIRNTMNNSDKNIEEMGTECKENANNLATTLHKKVSDKVTLTRTWYQSFSVLFIQPLMQTFLPYFVVGLSVFAPLDLIVHQKNATNLSLHWFFPMVWVLSGTLAALACVIAKRVLVGKNKSGEKVPIWSTRITMDSTWQAVRTLVGDFFMDMTNGSYFLVLYMKLMGADVETDHEVYVDSNGALLNPEMVKIERGGCVGKEALLFGHIYEGEEGGMVKFGDIKIGEDGFVGSRAVAMPGVQLENEGNLGALSLAMKEEIIRSR